ATAcaactttatatataatcaattttttactttttttcgTATCTTCATATCTTATGTAAAATCGTGAACTTAAAAAAGATTCCTAAAATtttatcttattattttattatttatttatgataGTCCCCCTTTTAAAATACTactcatatatttattcaattAATGGAATGAATGCATCAGTACCTAGTCCACATTTTCTCATTAATCCTGATTCATCTGTTTCAATATTTATGAAACCTCTTTCTCCCCATTGTTGTCCCCATGAGttcttaattatataataataatgtttttcTCCTTTCTTAGTTAATGGATTAACAATTTCTTTCATACCAAAACCTACAAGCATAACGGCATGATTTAATTCATCACCACATTCTCCATCAAAAATACCTTCTTTGTAAAACGGAAAATCATCTGATACGGCTATACTAATACTAATAGGTCCCAAGAATCTAAGTgcttcttttaatttattatctgGTAcagataaataatttttgatTCCATATTTTTCAGTACATCTAtctatattacataaatttGGAGCATCACTTACATATGGATAATCATCATCTGTACATATACCCCCAAGTTCAATCATATCCTCAAAGGCATTATTAATGAGACCTCCATTACAaccataatttttaaatgaacAATCTACTAATTCTTGTTCACTTAAggttattaatttattttttctgatAGCATATTGTGATTCTACGGAACCTATACTACTAAAGGCCCAGCAAGATCCACAATTTTTTTGATCCTTTACAGGTGTTACACCACTATGTAATCTCCAATCATAAGCTGCATGatcaaaattttcatttcctttatatttttttattacggcgtcataatttatttgatctaataaatatttagaaTTCTTTAATGGTTTCGAAGATCTTAAAGTAAGATATTTACTTTTAAATTCGTGATAAGTTAAATCAGCAAAtctatttaattcttttttatataaactctttttattattgttatgcATTTTTACTTTGTGTGCATTTTGTAAGAATACTTGAAATCTTTCCTTCATTTCATTCGGAgaattatattgtttattattagttTTTATAAACGTATAAAATTGGTTTATATGTTCTACATTATTCATTAAGAATTTATGATCaaaaacatttataaaataattttcattatgaataaaattatttgatggtttgttttctttaaataaGCTAAGACCTTTAAAATCGGATGAagtattattgttattgtttttatttatatctttcattttattatcatagaATGATAAGGCTTCATCAATTTTTGAGACGATAAATTTCTTGCCATTAGGGCTTTTTAGCAAgctatttattatatagtcatcattattattttcaactGAAgagtttttaaataaatcacTTTTTCTAAAATTTggagtaaaataaaataaaataaaaccaaCTACTGAAAGTACtgataatgaaataataactaacaatgattttttattctttaaaatttttcTATCAACATATTTGTCGACAAATCTTTCTCCTTGATGAGAAATTACCTCATTCGGAATATAATCCATGTGGTAatccatttaaaaaaaaaaaaaaaatatatatatatatatattaatataaatatataaaaattaacaataaatggtattcttataatatatacatatatatatatatatatataataaacaaatttgTATACCTTTACACAAATTTATAGttctattattaaatatttaatttcttatataatcaattcattgaaatatataatttatagatatacatatattaatgtaaaatatatttatacacttttattttttatttattaaaataattagaaacatttaaagaaaaaacaacaattatcatataatatatatattatatatttttttatttttgtgttaatatatttatatatatcttttttcatatatatgaaacaAAATTGGTGATTTTTCTATATGATAGAAAAAcctataatatatgaaaagaaaaaaaaatgaattaatataatattatacatatgtatataatattatatatatcgaATCGATGTTGCttatcttttttcttttattatatttaaatagataaataaataaatataaatataaataaaaatatatatattaatatataaatatatatatatatataatatatatatatatataaggagATGTAAAATGTTAATAGCacttattaattttttccttatattatgcactatattatttttattaaggCACTGTCATTAATAATtcacctttttttttttttttaaaagtatatagaattttatatatatatatatatatatatacatttataataaataaacatattataaatatatgtatatatatttatatattttatataaaatattttaagaagCACATAtttactataaaaaaaaaaaaaaagattaaaattagaaaataatattattttatttatatatcttatagGGCAAACATctttatttgttcatattatatattaatacgcatatatatataattaattatataaaaaataaaatcctagtgtatatgtatattcatatatttacatatattataattgtttctctttgtatataatatatatatgccaaatattttttcttttttttatagaaaaatttagataaaaaaaaaaaaaaaaaaaatacataaataaataaatagaatGACTGActtgtaaaaaaaagaatataaataaaaaaaaatataaaaaaaaaaaaaaaaataatagcacatgaaaaataacatatatttagtattatattatttttaaatatttaaaaaattgaatACGAAGACACTTTTCCCTATTTTATACtaaatatcattttatatttattaattgtttctattttatattaaatatttcagtattttcttatttgttgatataaaatttataaaaaaaaaaaaaaaataagaaaaaaactaaaaaaatttaatggtATCGAAAAgctaaataaataaaatattaaaaaaaaaaaatttttttttgatgtgttgataatttataaaaaattgtacattaaacatatatatatatatatatatatatatatataaatatttatttatatttatatttatatttttatatttatatatatatatatattgatttatttgttcatttctttttattaaggaaaatctattttattattatgtttattcaAGTAATGGTACATAAGCTTCTGTTCCAATTGAACAAGTTTTTTTGTATCCATTTTCATCAGTTTCTAGATTAATATATCCTCCTTCTCCCCAATCAGATCCCCATGAGtttttaatgatataataatagaattTTTCCATTCTTCCAGTATcttcattataaatatctttCATACCATAACCTACAAGTATAACCGCATGATTTGGTGCTGCTCCACATTCTCCATCATAAAAACCTCCTCTATAAAAGGCGAAATCATCTGAAGCTGCTATACTAATACTAATAGGTCCTAGATATCTTAAGGCTTCTTTAAATTTATCATCTGGTATAGATACATATGATTTGATTGTATATCTCTCGTTACATCTTTTAAGATTACAAGTTTCTGGTAAATTACTAACATATGGATAATCATCTTGAGAACATAATCCTCCAAGATCAATCATATCATCAAAAGCATTAGTTATATATCCACCATAACAACCATTATTTTTAACTGAACAATCAACTAGTTCCTGTTCactaaataaaaacaatgcTTTCTTTCTTATAGCATATTGTGATTCTACAGAACCTACACTACTAAAAGCCCAACATGATCCACATAATGCTTGATCCTTAACTGGTGTTACACCACCATGTAATCTCCAATCATATGCTATACGATCTAATTTAGCATCAGCTggtttatatttcttaattaCATCTTCGTAATTTGCTTCATATGATACAGGTGGTGATAATGTTTTGAATGGACCATgtgtttttaaatttaaatatttacttCTAAATTCTTCGGGGGACAAATCTCCAAATTTGTTCATACCCCTTTTATATAAACTATTAGTTTTTTTGTTATGTAATTCTATCTTTCTGTAATTTtctgaaaatattataaatctCTTTTGCATTTCTTCCGATGtttcatatttcttattattctcttttaaaaagatataaaataaatttacagTCTCTAAATTATCcattaaaaattttgtatCAAAAAGATTACTATAAGAAacttgattattattattcactTTTAAATtcccattttttttattaacaaaaCTAAcacttttattatctttatcgTCTATACCATTCATATTCATGTTATTTTCTTCTGCTCCAGTAgttctcatttttttctctttatcATAAGAAGATATTAATTCTTCAAGTTTTGATACAATGAATTTTTTACCACTCTcactttttaataatgaatttattatgtaatcatcgtttatattatttgataaacTATTAGTAAACAAGGTCTTgttattttcatttcttgtaaaataaaataacattaaAGCAAACATAAAACATATTGATACTGTAAGAACTATAAAAATAGATCtctttcttttaaatttgctgccacttttttcttttcctacAAATACTTCTCTTTCTTGTTTAATCACCTCGTTCGGTGAATATTCCATATGATATTCCATTGttcaaacaaaaaataaaataattgaaaataaaaaatataaaaaaaaaaaaaaaaaaaaaaaaatttatattatgtatttatatatatatatatatatatttatttatttatttatatatttatttatttatatttatgtttatatatttatttatatataatgctatattttatttacaagATTTACTTATGATATACAATAGCATACATCATAAATGCATTATGTATAattgttataaaatatatttattatatatataatatatatatatatatatgtataataattttattatcaaaaaaaaatatttccttAAAAtacttaatataaatattatatataaatgtattatttatatataatatatcacactaaaataatactaaaaattatatatatatatataatattcttaaaaTTAGGATTTTtccaaatattatatacgaatttacatatttttttttattattatgacattttaaggatatatattaatgtatacGGAAATtttcgaaaaaaaaaaaaaaaaaaaaaaatatatatatatatatatatataatatatttttttaaaccttattattaaaaaaaaaaaatgatatatacataaaaatatttacaaattaatgataaattttttttacaaaaatatatatattaaatttaaatcaaGAAGCAAAATCAttccaaaaataaaaaataaaaataaagaatatatttaaataggaaatataaagaaaaaatagagcttaaaaaaatatatatatatatatataatatatatataaatattatatatataatataatataatataatataatataatataaaggtttgtattatattatatattattatatatatataatataaatataaaggtttgtattatatatattattatatatatatattttatataataaagaataaatttaacatttattaaaataataattcctTTTCCGTTATTCCAATTAAAATAAtcttacataaataaaataactttgttcatattcttctttgtaaacataatatatatatttattttttatatataatgcgcatataatatatcaaacatatatgttaataatgctagtaataaaatatatttttttaaaagaatattatcattttttcttatcaaaaaaaaaaaaaaaaaaaaaaaaaaaaatatcaaatttgtggaatttataatataaaaaattatcagCAATGGAAAACAtgcaaaaaattaatatatataaaaaaatatattttatattatatatatatatatatatatatatatatatatatatattgaatgattaaaataataataaataaattaatattctttattatatgtttatttgtatttaataataaaagtccatattatattatatatgaaaaaaattatgtcaAAACTATCCATTATTCGTggtccatattttttttaaattgaagtatttataaaatttatctttatttatgtaagctacttaaaatatatatttttttattttaaataatatttttttttttatatattataaataattatataaatcaaagttaactaaaaaaaaaaaaaaaaaaaaaaagcatcataatcaaaatatggcatatataaaaaagctGTAATCCGTaccttataaaaaaaatatgaattttttttatataattattttagaattatcatattataaaatttaatatagaaaaaaaaaaagaaaaaaaaaaaagacctCCTGTAACTTAAAATAAGAATTCcccaaaaaaattaaagaaaaataaattataaatatatattaatatatataatatatttatattcccTCAATGAATTATTGGTTTAAGTCatgcaaaaaaaattaaatacataatGCATCATCCCTTCAACTGTatgttttaaattaataaaaagtaaaaaagttcttttgaaaatatataatgtcaaaaaaggtaaaattaattttatatttaaaatgtatataattatatatatatataatattaaaagggTCAATGTtttgttatcatttttttattttttttttaattgaataaattaaaatatttcctaatataaaaacaatccATGATcgaataaaaaatgaagaatataaataccTAATATGTTATACACACATTATAAgtacatataaaaacatatatatataaatatatatatatatatatatatacattatacattatataatattataattattgtaaGTTCTaatgaagaattatataCTTTATTAAATAGTAgtatgaaatattttatagtataaacacattttttctttttcatttattttctttttattcctTTATTATGCTTATAAAGCTTTAAGTCGATtatgaatttattttataaccTAATTAACtcaataaaaagaaaaaatgaaaacaagAAATTTTACATccaattttgtaaaaaacgATTTCATATAAGCACAATATATCAACATAGGAAAAAATCAATATGTTTAAATtcaatacaaaataattcaagtgtaaataataatatatgtattgtaAAAAGTGAAAAACAAGAAATAGATAAAAACAATTCTGATTTTATTCAATATGTTTTTAAATGGGGAATAGGAAATAAATTTCGTTCCGATCCAGAAAACAGGTTACTGttgcatataaaataaaaataaaacatatacaattttttaCATGTATTCTTATATAACTTAAGAATTTCGTATAGATAATTTTACAACTTCAGACATGAATTCATTCAatcatgttatatattattaatattaaaaatttaaatatgaaattttattactttgtatatatatatatatatatatataaatattttttttttttttttttccccttttAAATTACATATCAGATATCATCCAGTACATTTAAAACGCTCCAAAGAAGTAACTATAAGAAAAGACTACTTTGATAATGTTAATGAAAACATAAGGTATGAAGAATTAAATGAACAATGGGAAGTATATTGgtttgaaaataataaactaaATGCAAAACCCTTTCCTGTTAAAAAGTTTGGAATAAATGATGCAAAAAGGGAAGCAATCAAATTTTATGAATCCTTAAAggtaagaaaaagaaaagcaaacaaaaaaaatgaaatgaaatgaaatgaaaataggaatatataataaattagtaTTAgcttataaatacatttattattatattttctttttttaaaaattattaattaattttaggTACAACAACGTATAATGCCAAAACCTAAATACGAATCTGGCGTTGAAGGTATATCAGCATATTaagttaaaaaaagaaaaaaaaaaaaggccTAATAAATATGACCTTCTAAATATATAGTTGGATATAttgaattataatatattcaaatatatatatatatatatatattgatattttttatttttatttccattTGAAACTTTAATCAGGTGTTCACTATGATATTATTACCAACTGTTGGGTTGCCTTTTATCGTTCAAACAACTTCCCTGTTTGCAGATCTTTCTCAGCTGAATATCATGGATTTGAAACTGCTAAACAGATGGCCATAGAAAGAGTTGAAAAACACAAGaagtaatatatacatacaaattAATTACgaggaatatattatatcttttccttatatttaatcatatatatgtcttctttcttttttttttttatttatcatacTTTATTCAttacattcatatataattttaaatatatatatatatatatatatatttttttatgtttatatgtttataaaaaaaaaaaaaaaaaagatgaacatcgaaaaaataaaatcttTTTTCCACCAAACAAGagtcaataatatatatatatatatatatatatatatatatattaattaatttatttataatttatctttttcttaCAATGGCAATTCTCCTGATTCTTTAACCAATACTCTCTTTAATGGTTCACCAGAATCTGTTCCTACAGCTTCAATATGTACTAATTTATCTAACCCTTCAACTACTTCACCAAAAACTACATGTCTTCCATCAAGCCATGGAGTaggaataaataatataaagaattggCTTCCATTGGTATTTTTTCCTGCATTAGCCATTGATAATAATCCTCTTTTACTATGATTTACTTTAAAATTTTCATCTTCAaatttttttccataaatACTTAAACCACCAGTACCATTAAAATTAGTAATGTCTCCTCCTTGAGCCATAAAATTGGGTATTATACGATGAAAAATAGAATTCGTATAGTGTAACATTTTTCCATCTACAACCGTCCCTTTACATATACTTACAAAATTTTCTACTGTCTTGGGGGCTACCTTTCCATATAAACCAAATACGATTCTTCCAAGTGGCTTGTCATCGATAGTTATATCAAAATAGgtctatataaaatatatatatatatataaacacattAATTGTTCATGCgaaaaaaatgtacatatatttatatatatatatatatatatatatgtgggtatttattattatccatatttttataaaattataatatattgcatcatatacttatatatatattatatttttgtttcttaCTTTGTGAGTAATTTCATGTTCCTCGGCGCATAAAGCATATTTATGGaacaaaaagaatataacTAAAATGATTGACACCTAatgcaaaataaaaaaaaaaaataataaataaataaataaataaataaataaatatatatatatatatatatatatatatatatatatatgtatgtattaaaattatGAGATCTAATTAGatacttaatatatattatacttttCATAATCTTActaatttattcatttttgcaaaaagaaataattttattttagttCGGATTTAAGATATCTCTTAAAAATATAGCTAAAAGAATGTTAATAATTTCAAGCAActattttaattcttttttaataaaaaaaaaaaaaaaaaaaaaaaccaaatatatataatataatattttatatttatcgtaaatattataaattatataaatattttttaaataaattaatttaaaaattaagaaacatatatcttaatacaatataatataatacatattcaaaaaaaaaaaaaaaatgaaataataaaaataaaaataaaaatacgaaaaataaaaaataaattattcaaTACTTAATGcacacaataaaaaaaatatgtatctaaaaaaaaaaaaaataaataaaaataaataaataggacgttaaaatatttatttatattattatatatatatatatatatatatatatatatatatattatatatattatatttgcaAATTATAATAAGCACTTCTCCCATTTTTCCTCCTTTATATGTATTCTAAGTAAATAAGTACCTAAAATTAGAATTAATACTTATAggaataaaatgaataaaacataatatttttacaaaaatttaaattacaGTAACAATTATTATTCCCATTTATCTTCataagataaaaaagaatgcGAAAATATGTAAAGTAATGTAAAATTctctttataattttattataatacgtTCCTTggaatatatgtaaaaataaataaaaatttataaacaaagaaaatataagagTTTTACAAATTTTACGCATAAAAGAAAATctaaatatttgtattttcaattttacattatatatatatatatatatatatattatatatatgtatgtatatattatattttttcctcactattatatattttattgtaatataatttatattatattatatcgtttcatttcattttatgtattcattttattagtTCTAgttcatttaatattatgggacaaattattcattataacaaataatatatacatacacataattaaaaaaatataaacaaaaaaagaaaaaaaaaaaattatatatatatatatatatatatatatatatatatatatatatatatatatatattatgtgtaaGGTAAAGGAAAAATTAGTAAGGATGCATTTTAAAACTCTTCCATTAATATATCATCAGATATTTATAGAAATTTCCTATTattttaacaaaataattttcttcatcaacaggtaaaaaaattagaacaTACAATAATAAACGAACAGACAGATAATCAAgtatttgatatataaaaaaaacaacaaatataaacatactTATATAACACATATATGAACACCTAACTTCAATCCAGTTATAAAATTCTTTCTATCCTTTGGAGGtatcttcatattttatgtaaaatcgtaaaattatataaaatattcccaaaattttattacttatttatttaagaTAGGTCCCTTTTTAAAATACTATTGACATATTTATTCAATTAATGGAATGAATGCATCAGTACCTAATCCACATTTTCTCATTAATCCTGATTCATCTGTTTCAATATTTATGAAACCTCTTTCTCCCCATTGTTGTCCCCATGAGttcttaattatataataataatgtttttcTCCTTTCTTGGTTAATGGATTAACAATTTCTTTCATACCAAAACCTACAAGCATAACGGCATGATTTAATTGATCACCACATTCTCCATCGAAAATACCTTCTTTGTAAAAAGCAAAATCATCTGATACGGCTACACTAATACTAATAGGTCCCAAGAATCTAAGTgcttcttttaatttattatctgGTACggataaataatttttgatTCCATATTTTTCAGTACATCTAtctatattacataaatttGGAGCATCACTTACATATGGATAATCATCATCTGTACATATACCCCCAAGTTCAATCATATCCTCAAAGGCATTATTAATGAGACCTCCATTACAaccataatttttaaatgaacAATCTACTAATTCTTGTTCACTTAAggttattaatttattttttctgatAGCATATTGTGATTCTACGGAACCTATACTACTAAAGGCCCAGCAAGATCCACAATTTTTTTGATCCTTTACAGGTGTTACACCACTATGTAATCTCCAATCATAAGCTGCATGatcaaaattttcatttcctttatatttttttataacttcTTCATAATTCATTTGatctaataaatatttagaaTTCTTTAATGGTTTTGAAGATCTTAAACTAagatatttgtttttaaattCATGATAAGTTAAATCGGCAAATCtgtttaattcttttttatataaactatttttattattgttatgcATATTTACTTTGTGTGCATTTTGTAAGAATACTTGAAATCTTTCCTTCATTTCATTTGGAgaattatattgtttattattagttttaataaacatataaaattggTTTATATGTTCTGCATTATTCATTAAGAatttattatcaaaaaaatttataaaataatctttattatgaataaaattatttgatGGTGtgttttctttaaataaGCTAAGACCTTTAAAGTCAgcattattgttgttattaccttcgttgtatttatttatgtcatTCTTTTTACTATCATAGAATGATAAGGCTTCATCAATTTTTGAGACGATAAATTTCTTGCCATTAGGGCTTTTTAGCAAgctatttattatatagtcatcattattattttcaactGAAgagtttttaaataaatcacTTTTTCTAGAATTTggagtaaaataaaataaaacaaaaccaACAACTGAAAGTACagataatgaaataataactaacaatgattttttattctttaaaatttttcTATCAACATATTTGTCAACAAATCTTTCTCCTTGTTGAGAAATTACTTCATGGGGAGCATAATCCATGTTGTAATCCATTCttcaacaaaaaaataaaaataaaataataaaaaataaaaaataaaaaaaatgaattagttaaatgaaaaataaaaaaaatatatacatatatttgtataaaaaaaaatatatatatatatagatttaattaagtatatttgtatacaataaatttataattttgcaCTTTTATCTTTAATTTACACAAAACGTTCTTgctacaaaataaaatacacaaATTTCTTATTTCTAAATTTTAATTCATACAAATGTAATAAgatttatgtataaataaataaataaatatatatatatatatatatatatatatatatatatatatacatatatatatatatttttgatacaatatactttatattatatcgtatttataaaaatataataaattcttatataaaaaatatattatatatatatatatatatatagtatattttttattattcaaaaagaaaatttattataatatatatttatatatacacttaaaaaaattaaggatttgtatattattatagaaaACACATAAATGcaatgaattaaaaatatatacatatatataatataatatatatattatatattcataaaatatattttaaaaaactcATTGAtgttgtttttctttttttttcccttttttcctatatattcataatatatatatataatatatggataagggttaaaaaattaaaaaaagaaaacaagtAAAAAGTATGGCactatttaattttttattaatagggaaatattactatatattcCTTTCATCGTTTAAAAACACATATATTGTTTATGGGtatttatttacaaatatgatatgttgttataatatatattaatttgaaATCTTTTACACTAAAAAAATATGCTATAATAAAATGAGCTTAAAATTagaaaacaatatataacaatataaaatgtaatattgAGAAAATGCAagcttttttaatatacatttattaaatatattatatatatatatatatatatacaataaattataacCTAGTGAGGtttctatatattcatatattttttgagtcatttctttttttatagtgcataatatttatgtacgtatcacatatattttaGTTCTTTAGTGAAAAgttcaaaataaatatataaaaaaaatattcactataaaaataaaacttacccatatta
This Plasmodium falciparum 3D7 genome assembly, chromosome: 11 DNA region includes the following protein-coding sequences:
- a CDS encoding cysteine proteinase falcipain 3 gives rise to the protein MEYHMEYSPNEVIKQEREVFVGKEKSGSKFKRKRSIFIVLTVSICFMFALMLFYFTRNENNKTLFTNSLSNNINDDYIINSLLKSESGKKFIVSKLEELISSYDKEKKMRTTGAEENNMNMNGIDDKDNKSVSFVNKKNGNLKVNNNNQVSYSNLFDTKFLMDNLETVNLFYIFLKENNKKYETSEEMQKRFIIFSENYRKIELHNKKTNSLYKRGMNKFGDLSPEEFRSKYLNLKTHGPFKTLSPPVSYEANYEDVIKKYKPADAKLDRIAYDWRLHGGVTPVKDQALCGSCWAFSSVGSVESQYAIRKKALFLFSEQELVDCSVKNNGCYGGYITNAFDDMIDLGGLCSQDDYPYVSNLPETCNLKRCNERYTIKSYVSIPDDKFKEALRYLGPISISIAASDDFAFYRGGFYDGECGAAPNHAVILVGYGMKDIYNEDTGRMEKFYYYIIKNSWGSDWGEGGYINLETDENGYKKTCSIGTEAYVPLLE
- a CDS encoding AP2 domain transcription factor, putative, producing the protein MNLFYNLINSIKRKNENKKFYIQFCKKRFHISTIYQHRKKSICLNSIQNNSSVNNNICIVKSEKQEIDKNNSDFIQYVFKWGIGNKFRSDPENRYHPVHLKRSKEVTIRKDYFDNVNENIRYEELNEQWEVYWFENNKLNAKPFPVKKFGINDAKREAIKFYESLKVQQRIMPKPKYESGVEGVHYDIITNCWVAFYRSNNFPVCRSFSAEYHGFETAKQMAIERVEKHKK
- a CDS encoding cysteine proteinase falcipain 2a, encoding MDYNMDYAPHEVISQQGERFVDKYVDRKILKNKKSLLVIISLSVLSVVGFVLFYFTPNSRKSDLFKNSSVENNNDDYIINSLLKSPNGKKFIVSKIDEALSFYDSKKNDINKYNEGNNNNNADFKGLSLFKENTPSNNFIHNKDYFINFFDNKFLMNNAEHINQFYMFIKTNNKQYNSPNEMKERFQVFLQNAHKVNMHNNNKNSLYKKELNRFADLTYHEFKNKYLSLRSSKPLKNSKYLLDQMNYEEVIKKYKGNENFDHAAYDWRLHSGVTPVKDQKNCGSCWAFSSIGSVESQYAIRKNKLITLSEQELVDCSFKNYGCNGGLINNAFEDMIELGGICTDDDYPYVSDAPNLCNIDRCTEKYGIKNYLSVPDNKLKEALRFLGPISISVAVSDDFAFYKEGIFDGECGDQLNHAVMLVGFGMKEIVNPLTKKGEKHYYYIIKNSWGQQWGERGFINIETDESGLMRKCGLGTDAFIPLIE
- a CDS encoding peptidyl-prolyl cis-trans isomerase, giving the protein MNKLVSIILVIFFLFHKYALCAEEHEITHKTYFDITIDDKPLGRIVFGLYGKVAPKTVENFVSICKGTVVDGKMLHYTNSIFHRIIPNFMAQGGDITNFNGTGGLSIYGKKFEDENFKVNHSKRGLLSMANAGKNTNGSQFFILFIPTPWLDGRHVVFGEVVEGLDKLVHIEAVGTDSGEPLKRVLVKESGELPL
- a CDS encoding cysteine proteinase falcipain 2b: MDYHMDYIPNEVISHQGERFVDKYVDRKILKNKKSLLVIISLSVLSVVGFILFYFTPNFRKSDLFKNSSVENNNDDYIINSLLKSPNGKKFIVSKIDEALSFYDNKMKDINKNNNNNTSSDFKGLSLFKENKPSNNFIHNENYFINVFDHKFLMNNVEHINQFYTFIKTNNKQYNSPNEMKERFQVFLQNAHKVKMHNNNKKSLYKKELNRFADLTYHEFKSKYLTLRSSKPLKNSKYLLDQINYDAVIKKYKGNENFDHAAYDWRLHSGVTPVKDQKNCGSCWAFSSIGSVESQYAIRKNKLITLSEQELVDCSFKNYGCNGGLINNAFEDMIELGGICTDDDYPYVSDAPNLCNIDRCTEKYGIKNYLSVPDNKLKEALRFLGPISISIAVSDDFPFYKEGIFDGECGDELNHAVMLVGFGMKEIVNPLTKKGEKHYYYIIKNSWGQQWGERGFINIETDESGLMRKCGLGTDAFIPLIE